TAGGACAACTCatttaatgtgttgtgtttttggggGTTCTGTCTGTCAAGTTTGCCTTGGCCCACCCTGATCGTAGCGTTGTATTGGTCTCCTTGTCTGTCCCACTGTATCTGCTGTATTTTCACTCACATCCACCTGTTGTGCTCTCTTAACTAACTCaatctctgagtgtgtgtgtgggtgtgtgagtatGACACATAATATACAAATAATATACAATGAGTCGTAATAGTGACCGTCCATGCCTGTTGGTCTCATGTAATTTTTTGTGTAAAACAGACAGGGTGCTTTTCTATTGTGCACGTATTCACTCTGCAATACTGACACTGACTTGGGCCGCACCACTATATGGATTAGCTCCACCACAGTTTAGCCATGAATTAAACTGGTGAAGTGTTCTGTTGAAGCAACCAAGTGCAAGATTTGAAACTCTTACTCTGGCACCATCTGGTGGTAGTACCAAGAACAACATTGCCCTTATACTTATACATTTATGTTAATTAATGTAACAATTCAATTGAGTTATTCATGTCATTCCTGACATCAATCACACCAGTGTTTCTCATGCTGCAAGCATGAGTCAAGTGAAAAACTTTGCCATGAAGTATGTTTAAGAATAATTTGTACAGTCAGTCCTGAGAACTGGTCTGATCCACCACAATTACATAGCACGTCTGAGTTGGTGGTCCATGGGCGTGCAGGGGTTTCTAATATTCTTAGATGAAGAACAAAAGCACAGCAaaggttgtgtgtgtattcagtcTATTGTGTTGAGTCACTACTATCAGCAGCAGGCTGATACCAGGCAGAAACCAGGACAGCTGCCCTGGGGCCCGCACCCAGAGGAGTCATCAATTACTGGgttgttatttttaaaacttCCATGTAACTCTCTTATGACTTAGTTTTGTCCAAAGCCTGGGCATACTTACAGCTGCTGCAATCAGCAGATTAACCTTGGCGGGCTCAGGGAGGGGCTTCTCCTGAACGGGAGGGGGCTCTGGAGTGGGCTCTTCATAGTTTCCCCAGACCTCGGAGGGGGCGTTCCAGTCAGAGCTGGGGTCCACTGAGCTACCatctgagaaacacaaagaccatcagaaaaaaatgagaagtGTAAAGCCGTATCAAAACTATAAAGTCACATCAAAGTTAAATAGAGCAGAATATAAAGTGAATATATCGGCCTTACTGAGTCCAGACCACTCATCATCCACTCTTGGCTGACTGAGCCAGGGCAGATCCCTCACAGGCTGGGACTCTACAAAGACACAAGGACAATAAGTGACCCTGCCACCCATGAGGGAGGCTATGAAAAATTCTGCCATATGGGGATGTGAGCCAGGCTAAACCTGCACTTGTCACACCATCAGTTTATGGCACACTTACCGGCACTCAGTCCAGCTAAAGACACTAGATTTCGCTCTGCTGCGGGCATCCCCGTCTCAATCACAGTCCACGACTCTGAAACACGCATTTCATTGTGATGCTGCAAGTGCTTCACGCAACAATCCCCAAATCCCAAATCCCTCGAGAGTCAAATGCAGTATCAGGCACAAATTAGTCTAAACAGTTAACAGTAGAGCAGAGGTGGTGAGTAAGTGCTCACTGTTCAGTGTGTCATCAGAAACATCCACTAAGGGCCAGACTGACTAACTGAATAGATGAACAGACGAACGGCAGTGATTTACTCTGATGATACAAGGAAATTCAcccttgaaatgaaaaagaattaCTGTAATTTAAAAAGCCATTACGTTTTTCCTATTTTTTAAACTGAGAGGTGGTGACCAAAGGTGTTGATTAAATCTTCCTGTACAAAGTCTACAGCTGAAACTAACATTTCCGTTAGTGTACCAttatctgattattttctcaaattATTAGTTTGTCTATAAATAGTGAACATGACTTGTTTTCAAACCCCACAGATATTCAGCTAATCCTTccataaaacaagaaaataatcagattgtCAAATCTCAGAAGGTGGAACCAGcaaatgctttttgttttgaaaaatgaacttgATTTCtaaaatatctgctgattcattttctatggATTAACTAAACAGGTCTAATAATTTCTGACTTTTTCAAAAGCTAATTTGAAATTAATATTATTTGCTTTTCTGGAAAACAGAATTAGGCAGCCTCTTAACAAGGATGCACcaatctttcattttctcctgttACCGATTCTGCTACCGAAAACTTCACATCAATCTGACAccaggctttttttcccccctttgaAACCAGCATACCTTACTGTGTGGAACTGATTGGGCTCATTCTTAATGTGCAAGGGAGGATGAGGCTGCCATTACACCCCATTAACTTTATGTAGATATTTGCTGGGAAAATAGTCCCACCACCAGGCCCATTTAGTAACTACTCTGAACCCTTTGATTTAGTCAGGCTTTGAATTGTgcatgaagatcatgtgatatgatgaaAAGCTCAAGAACAGCCACTAAATGAGCCTTGTGATAAGGCTATTTTCTCAACTGATGTTTCCAATGTCAAGAATGAACTCTGAACCCGAGTTAAGTAGATCAATTGTTCTGCAGTGGTTTTCAAACGGAGTTGAGTTTTATCACAAGATTAACTAAGAAACAGACTTTAATGCTGATCCCTCACATTTGCCAATTCCAGATACATTTATCATGACTGACATTAGCCTCAATAACAAGCTTATCAATCTGAGAGGTTATCAGGCATGAACTGCTTCATAAAATGCTATAAAGCATTGAAGTATTGCACCAACACAGAATAGAGTACAACAACCAAGCAGTTATGCATCTATGTATGTAGCATTTTTACCATCAATATCGGCGCTCCACAGTGGTTCTCTACTGGTTGTCCAGGGTCCCGTCTTTGGAACGACACTGTGAGCAGGAACCTTCACAGCCACGTCAGTCACACCAGCAGCCACCTCGCTGTTGTTAACTAATGCCAAGAGAGAAACACTTGATACTCAGCcagaatacacacagatcaGTTTGGCGACACAGGATTTCCCAATGACGCATGTGAACTTTTGGTCAATTAAAAGTCATCAATGCTTTGGGTGTCTTTCTGAAGCGCTAATCAGTCAATGGGTGAAGTATTTTCGGCTGATAATTACCTTGAGGTACAACAGCCTCAGCCTTCTCTGCCTTCACTTTAGTGGATTCTCCTGAAAAGACAGAATTAAATAGGTCAATGTATAGTATATAGTATGTCAACTACACTGTCCACAAGAGCCTATTAGTGAAggcagcacgcacacacaaacacttcagcaacaacaaaggGAAAACTCACTCGAGACTCATTTCAATTCCCCTAAAGCCTCTATTTATAGTCAGTCCCGTCAACAAGAGAGCAACCAAACCAACAACAGCCTATCcagaacaacagacagagaTATCTGTCTGGGTGCCACATTAGGCTGTTTATTCAAGGTGGCCTGGCGAGTTGGTGTTGTCTGTCAACGTttataagtaaaaaaaaaatgatgttgcaAACCCCTTTTATCaattttaaaactaaaaaaaaaaaagaaacaaatgaagtgACATAAATTAAATTACACATGGTTTTAAAAGccaccttttttcttcttctggctGGCAGGCGCGGGAGCCACAGAGGCCTTGGGCTGCTCTGGGGGAGTGCTCACGGGCGTGTCCCCTCCTCCAGGACTGGCTGAGCCATCACTGGAACTCTTGTCCTTCTTGCGTTGCTCGCGCTTCTCCTTGTTGCTGACCTTGGTCTCCCATGTGCCTGAAAAGTAACAGCGAGTGCAGTGTGGAATTAGTTGCAAAACACTGCAAGAGTTTATTATGGGATTAGTGAAGAAACATGGTATGGATTAGGCAGGATAAAGCAATAGATGCATGGTCTGTTCAAATACAggctaaatatatatttttctttttctttttttttaaccaaggccatatttaaattcattaaaaagaaaacacacacacacaaacacagttaccCATTCCCAAAGTGCTGCAATGGCCTGTTTACTGAAAATGGTTGCTTAATAAGAAAAAACTGGAATTAGCACCACAcagtctgtccagactcatgtTTTACATGgagtgaagactttgaaggaattaaATGGCAAAAGGTattcagattatttttctgctgaataatgtccagtgagaaacatgctggtttcacttagagactatttgtACAGAGGAGTAAAGAGGACTGATTCATCACATggagcttttcaaatgtgaatattttctggtttctttagTCCTCCGCCACAGTAAACTGTATATCATTGGGTTGTgtacaaaataagacatttgagGATGCaacttttggttttggaaaacatcactatttttctacattttctggACCAAACAACTAACTGATGAGTTCAGAAAATCATCGacacattataaaaataatCGTTAGTACTTCAAATATGAAGCGATAAATTGTAAAATGTGGACCCTTCACATACACAACTTCAACCAGGCAGCACAGGAGATCTATACAATCACCAGTTCATAGGGGGACACCCAAGAtgagtgtcaccaattcagcatctgagcaaatgtgatatatggtcacaatctctccttctgttcctcagTTATGATGTTGAATAATGGTCAGAAAAGAGATTCTGCACACATTatgattagggctgcaactaacgattatttcCATTGTTGATTTATCGACAAGTTGTTCggtctataaaatgtctgaaaatggtgaaaaatgtcaaccAGTGTTTCCCAAAACCCAAGGTAATGCCCTCGGATGTCTTGTTTTtcaacccaaagatattctgtTCATGGCcatagaggagtaaagaaaccagaGAATGTCTACATTTAAGACGCGTGgatcagttttttgtttttttaatacttttttcttcattaaatTACTTAAACCAATTCATCACTTATCACAATAGTTGCCGATTAATTTAATAGCTGACTGAgtaatcattgcagctctaatttgtcacagtgaagttgacctgtgaaattttgtcataattagcatattAATTTTTTGGGATGTgtccaaaaatgtgttttatatggTTGCAGTAATGTTTGACCTCCAAAATCTAATCCATTCATCCTGGAGtccaagtgaatgtttgtggcaaatttgaagaaattccctcaatgACTTCCTGCGATATCGCGTTCTTTAGAattggacagacagacaacactgtgGGCAGGACTGTCACCAGCACAGGGGCATAATAATGAAGGAAAGCAGGCCTCCACAAATTTTAGACACCAAACCCAGATatgattttggaaaaaaaaaaaaaccttaactATGACGTGATTCATAATATTTCACCTTCTTCTGGTTCTTTGCCATCTGCAGTCACAGTCTTGGTCTCTTTGACAGCCTGTTTGGTCTTCTTCTTGGATTTCTTTACCTGCATGAAGAGAAATAGTGGGCATAAAGGAGAAAATAATGCTAGTGTACCTGGGGTGGGGGATGCAGCACATATGGTTTCTTATCCAAGAACATCAACTGGGCAAGCGACCCCATGCTGACTGAACCATGGACGCTCAAACAGGCATGCTCAAGGCCACATCTATTTATAAGTGAAACTACATCCACTGCCAAAGACTCCCTAAATCTGTTACATGTCCTTCTTGTAAGCACTATTTCCATCTCTTAGTTTATACACAATTTCATCTTCTGCCTCCAGCACCTTTAAGaccagtttgtgttgtttggtgGCCTCTAATGCAGAGGCATTAGACGAAAGGCTGCACCTCGTGTTATCCTAAGCCAGGAGCCATCCTCCAGGGTTCTGCTGCATCGGCAAGTTAAAAACTGTAACCTAACACTGGCAGCTGGCCTGGTTACATCATTGCAGGGTGACAGCGAGAAAACGTGGTGTTTACTCAACTGTTTTTCATTGATGAGTTGCCCAGAAAATGCTAATGTGACTAGCAGTTATGCAAACATAACCTGGGCACATCCACTCAATACACTGGACAAATCAAGATGTTCAGATCCATTATGCTGTCACGCGTCTTTAGTTCAACAAATTACCTCTGCAACCTTTTCAGCCTTGACTTCAGGTGGGGGCGGCTGGTGATGTGGCACTATCTCCTCCGACACTATGGCTTCTTCCTGCGGTTCAGCGACAGCTCTCCCATTTGACTGGGCTTTCTAGAAAGCACGTGTGgagaaaaaatgtaaagttaATGCAAAAGGCCATGACAATTTTCAGCAATATTCCTTTCAAACAGATAACATATGACACTATCAAAGGCTAGCATAGCCTGGTCGGACACCGGCCTGAAGCTAGCTAGAGTTTTAGCCATGACATGAGATCCAACTGTCACTGCCGTGTTAGCTTGACAGCTAGCTCTGCTAACGGTACGGCTATCAAGCTGGAAAGGGTGTAGAATGGCTTCATTTATACTACGTGCTTTTtctgatttcttcttctttttcttcggTTCCTCGGACTTGACTTGAGGTTTAGTGACACCTCGCTTTACTTCGGTGCCGTCGTCCACAGGGCTTACAGCCGGTCGTTTCTTGAAGACAGCCCGGCAGGCTGAGGCCCACAGAGCGACCATCAGCACCAGCCCGGTACATGCCGCTAAGAGGATCACCCATGGCGGAATAAGCTCAGGCTTCAGTCCCAAATCCACGCCGAGCTCGGAGTGCAACAGCCCCAGGCCATTGGACAATAGTTCATTCACACGATCTGCAACCAGCTTGACCTGCTGAGACGCCGCGTCCTGCAACTGCTCCATTAGCATTGTTTTTCACACAACAGACCGATTAGTCACGCTTTGCTTGCCGCTG
Above is a window of Chelmon rostratus isolate fCheRos1 chromosome 8, fCheRos1.pri, whole genome shotgun sequence DNA encoding:
- the LOC121610379 gene encoding protein LYRIC-like isoform X2, with translation MLMEQLQDAASQQVKLVADRVNELLSNGLGLLHSELGVDLGLKPELIPPWVILLAACTGLVLMVALWASACRAVFKKRPAVSPVDDGTEVKRGVTKPQVKSEEPKKKKKKSEKKAQSNGRAVAEPQEEAIVSEEIVPHHQPPPPEVKAEKVAEVKKSKKKTKQAVKETKTVTADGKEPEEGTWETKVSNKEKREQRKKDKSSSDGSASPGGGDTPVSTPPEQPKASVAPAPASQKKKKGESTKVKAEKAEAVVPQVNNSEVAAGVTDVAVKVPAHSVVPKTGPWTTSREPLWSADIDESWTVIETGMPAAERNLVSLAGLSAESQPVRDLPWLSQPRVDDEWSGLNGSSVDPSSDWNAPSEVWGNYEEPTPEPPPVQEKPLPEPAKVNLLIAAADDDEDEKDKGETAADGAAKTKKKKKKKKKAAEEGAGQGEEPEKEAAPAASVKKQLSAQENTAAVQPVKAAAVEARVEQPVKDNISQKPPVTQVPQKTTDEKPEESQAAKPAKKKKARRET
- the LOC121610379 gene encoding protein LYRIC-like isoform X1; this encodes MLMEQLQDAASQQVKLVADRVNELLSNGLGLLHSELGVDLGLKPELIPPWVILLAACTGLVLMVALWASACRAVFKKRPAVSPVDDGTEVKRGVTKPQVKSEEPKKKKKKSEKKAQSNGRAVAEPQEEAIVSEEIVPHHQPPPPEVKAEKVAEVKKSKKKTKQAVKETKTVTADGKEPEEGTWETKVSNKEKREQRKKDKSSSDGSASPGGGDTPVSTPPEQPKASVAPAPASQKKKKGESTKVKAEKAEAVVPQVNNSEVAAGVTDVAVKVPAHSVVPKTGPWTTSREPLWSADIDESWTVIETGMPAAERNLVSLAGLSAESQPVRDLPWLSQPRVDDEWSGLNGSSVDPSSDWNAPSEVWGNYEEPTPEPPPVQEKPLPEPAKVNLLIAAADDDEDEKDKGETAADGAAKTKKKKKKKKKAAEEGAGQGEEPEKEAAPAASVKKQLSAQENTAAVQPVKAAAVEARVEQPVKDNISQKPPVTQVPQKTTDGEPTAKQNNLSAPTQQKKPEESQAAKPAKKKKARRET